ATGCAAGGGCAATGCTTTCCCTTGATACCGAATTGCAGATTCGCGAGGCCAGGGACGCAATCATCAAGGGGAACCTCACCGTACGCGAGGCGGAGAGCCTCGTGAAACGCATGAAAGGCGGCCGGAAACCGGCAGTCAAATCCGTGTCCGCCGAAATACATGCTGCCGACCTGGTGGAGCAGCTGCAACGCCGGTTTATGACGAGGATAGCCGTACGTAAAAGCGGCAAGGGCGGGAAAATAGAAATTGCTTACGGCAATCAGGATGAGCTTGAGAGAATTGTTGAAATCCTGATGGGTTGAGCTGTCGGCACTGTGCCCCGGCTTTTGATTCTAATGGAGTTGGGCGGATAAATTTCTTGACACACTTGTTTATTATGTGATAGCTAACGTCTGTTTAGCGGCAGCACGGCCGTATTTTTTTTTGATACATGTATATAGCAACAGGCTACACAAATAACAGCGGTGGATTTTACGGAGTGGCAGCGTGATAACTTTAGATCTTACCTTTGTCATTCAGCTTGTGAACTTCCTGGTTCTCATGCTCGTCCTGAACATCTTCCTTTATAAGCCGATCAGGAAGGTCATGGCGGATCGGAAGGGGCAGATTGACGGCGCAAAAGAGCGTGCCGCGGCTGTTGATAAAGACGTGCAGGAAAAGATGGCTCTTTACGAGACCCGGTTGCGCGAAATCAAGTCGAAGGCAGGCGCCGAGCGCGAGGTTCTCAGGGGTGATGCTCTCCGGGAGGAGGCTGCCATTCTTGAGAAGGCCCGCAAGGAGGCCGCTGATTCTCTCTCCTCCATTAAGGCGAAGGTTGCGAAAGAGACTGTCGAGGCTAAAGAGTATCTGACGGTTCAGGCCCGTTCCCTGTCCCTTGAAATCTGCGAGAAAGTCCTTGGGAGGAGTCTGTAACATGGCATATGGGTTCAAGAAAAGCGGGCTCCTGAAGCCTATCGTCTCGACGGCTGCCATTTGTCTCGTGCTGGCCGGCATGGCGGCGCTCGGCTTTGCTGCCGAGGGGGGCGAGGGTGCCCACCACGTCGACACCGGCAAGCAGATGAAAGACTTCATGTGGCGGGTAATCGACTTTGTCGCGTTGCTCGGCATCCTTGTCTGGGCACTCAAGAAGGCTAATGCCAAAGGTGCTCTCGCTGACCGGAGTGCGGCCCTTGAGAAGGCTCTCGGAGAAGCAGAGGAAGCGAGGGCTGCTGCCGAGAAAAAATTTGCCGAATACGGCGAAAAGCTCGAAAAGGCAAACCAGGAAATTGATGAAATCTATGCTGCCATCCGCAAGGAAGGGGAGCTGGAAAAAGAGCGGATAATCGCAGAAGCCAAGGTTACTGCGGAGAAGATTCGCGAGCAGGCCGCCGCCACCGCCTCCCAGGAGGTCTTCAAGGCAAGGATTGCGCTCCGCGAAGAAGCTGCCAGCCTTGCAGTGCAGATGGCTGAACAGTCCCTGCGCGAAACCATAAAAAAAGATGACCAGGACCGGCTGGTTAACGACTATCTTACGAAGGTGGAGAACTTACATTGATCTCGAACGCTATTGCACGCCGCTACGCCAAGGCCTTGGTGCAGCTCGGCGCGGAAGAAGGGGCGGTTGATCGGTTCGGCACCGAGCTGGGGCAGTTTGCGGCGCTCCTAGAAGGAAATGCCGACCTGTCCGCGGTCCTGAAAAGCCCTGCTTACCGCATTGAAGCCAAGAAGGAAATCCTTAAGGATATCCTTGCGAAGCTGAACCTTTCCGGCACCGTTGCCAACTTCCTCCAGGTCCTTCTTGACCGGGGAAGAATAGGTTTTGTGCCGCAGGTTGCATACAGCTATGCCACATTCGCCGATGAGCTCTCCGGTGTCATGCGCCCGGTCCTCACTTCGGCGTTCCCCCTTGAGGATGCGCAGGTGGAAGGGGTGAAGAATGCCCTTGCCAAGGCAACGGGCAAGCAGTTGAAGCTCACGGTTGAGGTTGACTCGTCGCTCATAGGCGGCGTGGTTGCCAAGATTGGCGACAAGGTTTTTGACGGAAGCGTACGGACCCAGTTGAACAGGATTCAGGATATATTACAGAAGGGGTGAGAGGTTCCATGGAAATCAGAGCCGAAGAAATCAGCGAAATTATCCGCAAGCAGATCAAGGAGTACGGCAAGGAGGTCGAGGTAGCCGAGACCGGTACCATCATCTCCGTCGGTGACGGTATCGCCCGCATCCACGGCCTGGACAAGGCCATGGCCGGCGAGCTCCTGGAGTTCCCCGGCGGGGTCTCCGGCATGGTTCTCAACCTCGAAGAGGATAACGTCGGTGCGGCGATCCTTGGTGAAAACAACGAGACCATCAAGGAAGGCACTACCGTCAAACGGACCGGCAAGATCGTCGAGGTTCCGGTCGGCGAGGCCCTTGTCGGCCGCGTCGTCAATGCAATCGGCCAACCCATCGACGGCAAGGGCCCCATCAACACCACCACCTTCGGTAAGGTGGAAGTGAAGGCCCCCGGTATCGTCAAGCGGAAGTCGGTACATCAGCCGATGCAGACCGGCCTGAAGGCTATCGATGCAATGGTTCCGGTCGGCCGCGGCCAGCGGGAGCTCATCATCGGCGACCGCCAGACCGGAAAGACCGCCGTTGCCATCGACACCATCATCAACCAGAAGGGCGGCGACCTCATCTGTATCTATGTCGCCATCGGTCAGAAGCGCTCCACCGTAGCCCAGGTGGTGAGCAAGCTTCAGGAGCACGGGGCGATGGATTACACCATCGTTGTTTCCGCCTCTGCTTCCGAGCCGGCACCGCTCCAGTACATCGCTCCCTACACCGGTGTAACCATGGGCGAGTTCTTCCGCGACAATGGCAAGCATGCCCTGATCATCTACGATGACCTTTCCAAGCAGGCCGTTGCCTATCGTCAGCTTTCCCTGCTCCTTCGCCGTCCGCCGGGGCGTGAAGCTTACCCGGGCGACGTCTTCTATCTCCATAGCCGTCTCCTTGAGCGTGCAGCAAAGCTCTCCGATGACTGCGGCGCCGGTTCCCTTACAGCATTGCCGATCATCGAAACCCAGGCGGGCGACGTTTCCGCGTATATTCCGACCAACGTCATTTCCATTACCGACGGCCAGATCTACCTGGAGAGCGATCTTTTCTACTCCGGCGTTCGCCCGGCCATCAACGTCGGTCTCTCGGTTTCGCGGGTCGGTGGTTCCGCCCAGGTCAAGGCAATGAAGCAGGTTGCCGGTACCCTTCGTCTGAACCTTGCCCAGTATCGAGAAATGGCTGCATTCGCCCAGTTCGGTTCAGATCTTGACAAGGCGACCCAGATGCAGCTGGCACGGGGTGAGCGTCTCGTTGAGATTCTCAAGCAGCCCCAATACCGCCCGATTCCCAACGAGAAGCAGGTTCTAATTATCTTTGCCGCCAACAACGGCTATGTAGATGATTATCCTGTTGCATCTCTCCGTCGTTACGAGAGTGAACTCTACTCCTTCTTTGACGGCCGGAAAGCCGATGTTCTTGCTGAAATCCGCGACAAGAAGGCTATTGATGATGATCTTAAGGGCAAGATTGTTGCCGCCCTTGAAGAATTCAAGAAGGAATTTACCGCGTAATCTAAGGACGGTCCTCCAGATATGGCAAGCCTGAAAAGCATAAAAAAACGTATTGTTTCGGTAAAAAATACCCGGCAGATAACCAAGGCCATGAAAATGGTCTCTGCCGCGAAGCTGCGTCGCGCCCAGGAAAATGTGGTTGCTGCCCGTCCCTATGCCAAGAAGCTTGGTGAGGTGCTGGAGCGGTTGGCCAAGAGCCAGGACGAAAACGCAAGCCCGCTGCTTCAGAAAAGGGTCGGCCAGAAGGCTCTCCTGATCGTGGTGACATCGGACCGTGGCCTCTGCGGCGGTTTCAATGCCAACATCTGCAAGGCTGCCGAGCGTTTTGTCCGGGAGAAAAAGGGCGAGTATGCCGAAATCTCCATGATGACGGTTGGCCGTAAAGGTTTCGAGTTCCTTAAGAACCGTCAGACCATTTACAAGAACTTCGGCAACGTTCTTTCCAACCTCAGCTACCCGACGGCAGCTCTGCTGGCCCAGGAAGTTATCGACGGGTACCTCGCGGAAGAGTATGACGAGGTATTCCTGCTGTTCAACTCGTTCAGAAGCGTAATGTCACAGGATATCACGCTTGAGCAGTTGCTGCCGATTGTGCCTGAAGCTTCTGCGGAAGATGAAGATGTTGCCGAGTACATTTACGAGCCGTCGCAAGGTGCGCTGCTGTCTGAACTTCTTCCCAAGCATATTGAGGTGAAGGTGTTCAAGGCGCTCCTGGAGTCCGTGGCTTCTGAGCACGGTGCCCGCATGACTGCCATGGACAGTGCGTCCAAGAACGCAAACGAAATGATAGCCAAGCTGACCCTCCAGTACAACAGGGCCCGCCAGGCCGCCATTACGACCGAGCTTGTGGAGATTATCTCCGGTGCTCAGTCGGTAAACGGATAAGCAATCTCACGATTATAAAATAGGCCCGGCACGGGCCGCAGGAGGAAGAGGCACAATGAGTCAGAATTTCGGTAAAATTTCTCAGGTTATCGGCGCGGTTATCGACGTCGAGTTCGAGCCGGGCAAACTGCCTCCCATTTACAACGCCCTCCGGGTAACCAGCCCGGCCATTGATGATAAGGAATACAATCTGGTGCTCGAAGTTGCGCAGCACCTTGGCGAGAACTCTGTACGGACCATCGCGATGGATTCCACCGACGGCCTCGTTCGCGGCCAGGCAGTACTCGATACCGGCAAGCAGATTTCGGTACCTGTGGGCCGCAAGACCCTCGGACGTATTCTTAACGTAATCGGCGATCCCGTCGACGAGATGGGTCCCGTTGGCGCCGAGAAGGAATACGGCATCCACCGTGAAGCCCCCGCTTTCGTTGACCAGTCCACCAAGGTAGAGGCTTTCACCACCGGCATCAAGGTCGTTGACCTCCTCGCACCTTATGCACGGGGCGGCAAGATCGGCCTCTTCGGCGGCGCCGGCGTCGGCAAAACCGTTCTCATCATGGAGCTCATCAACAACATCGCCAAGCAGCACGGTGGTTTCTCCGTTTTCGCCGGCGTTGGCGAGCGTACCCGTGAAGGAAACGACCTCTGGATGGAGATGAAGGAGTCCGGCGTTCTCGACAAGGCCGCCCTCGTCTACGGCCAGATGAACGAGCCGCCGGGAGCCCGTGCCAGGGTTGCACTCTCCGCGCTCTCCATTGCTGAGTATTTCCGTGATGAGGAAGGGCAGAACGTTCTCCTCTTCATCGATAACATCTTCCGTTTCACCCAGGCCGGTTCCGAGGTTTCCGCGCTTCTCGGCCGTATCCCTTCCGCCGTTGGTTACCAGCCTACTCTGGCAACCGAGATGGGTGAGCTTCAGGAGCGGATCACCTCCACCACCAAGGGTTCCATCACCTCGGTTCAGGCCATTTACGTTCCGGCTGACGACCTTACCGACCCTGCTCCGGCAACGGCTTTCGCCCACCTGGATGCAACCACGGTTCTTTCCCGTCAGATTGCCGAGCTTGGCATCTACCCGGCCGTTGACCCCCTCGACTCCACGTCGCGGATTCTCGACCCCCAGGTAATCGGCGAAGAGCACTATGCCATCGCCCGCCAGGTTCAGTACGTTCTCCAGAAGTACAAGGACCTCCAGGACATTATCGCCATTCTCGGTATGGACGAACTCTCCGAGGAGGACAAGCTGGTCGTTTCCCGCGCCCGGAAAATCCAGCGTTTCCTCTCCCAGCCATTCCACGTGGCGGAAGCCTTCACCGGCAGCCCCGGCAAGTACGTCGAGCTGAAGGACACCATCAAGGGCTTCCAGGAGATCGTTGCCGGCAAGCACGACGATGTTCCCGAGCAGGCTTTCTACATGGTCGGCACCATCGAAGAAGCTCTGGAAAAAGCAAAGAAACTTGCTGCCTAAGGTACACTTGACCTCGTCGCGGGGGAATCATGGGATTCCCCTGTAAAAAGGATGAAGATAGATGGCTGAAAAACTTAAAGTCGATCTGGTAACACCCTACAAAAAAATCCTCTCTGAAGAGGTTGACGAGATTACTGCTACGGGAGCCCTCGGCGAGTTCACGGTTCTCCCCGGACACGCGCCGTTTCTCACCTCGCTGAAAATCGGCGAACTTGCCTATAAGCAGGGAGGCCAGAGCTTCCACCTGGCGCTCAACTGGGGCTACTTCGAAGTTGAGGACGACAAGGTTACCGTTCTTGTTGAGACGGCCGAGCGTGCCGACGAGATCGACCTGGAGCGGGCCAAAGCCGCACTGGGCCGCGCCGAGGAGGCACTGAAGCATCTCAGTCAGGAAGACAAGAGCTACAAGATTCAGGAAGCGGCCCTGGAAAGAGCCCTTATCCGTATGCAGGTGGCTTCTAAATCTGCCGGAAAATAGCATTACCAAACATGTAGCGAAAAGAGCGGCTTTGCCGCTCTTTTTTTTTAACTGTAGTCCGCGACATCCTGTTATTATTCGACCATGTCAAATACAAAGCCCCGTATTGTCATAACCATGGGAGACCCCTCAGGGGTCGGACCGGAAATAATCGCCGCCGCCCTTGCTGATCCCTCCATCAGAAGAATCTGCCGACCTCTCGTCATCGGTGATGCCGGCGCCATGGCCAGAGGGATAGCAATTGCCGGAACCGATCTTAGAGTGTTGCGGTCCTCTTCCTTCATACCTGAGGATTTTTCTGACGCACTTCCGATACTGGAGATAACGAACCTTGCGGATGAGGATATGCGCTTCGGCAGCCCTTCCATTGCCGGCGGTGAGGCCATGTTCCGCGCCATTTGCGAGGCGGCTCGGCTTTGCCTGGCCGGGGATGCCGATGCGATTGCCACCGCCCCCATCAGCAAGGAGGCTATGAACCGGGCAGGGCATTTGTATCCGGGACATACGGAGCTCCTCGCCGAACTGACAGGTGCGGAGCGGGTCGTAATGATGCTGGCGGGAACGCAGTTGCGGGTCACTCTCGTTACCATCCACGAGTCGCTGGCCGATGTCCCGCGCCTCGTTACGTTTGAGGGAGTTCTGGATACGGTACGGATTACCCACCGGGACGTTCATCGCTATTTCAAGCGTGATCCGCGTATCTCGGTTCTTGCCCTTAACCCTCACTGCGGCGAGGGAGGAATGTTCGGCGACGAGGAAGGACGGATTATCGCTCCCGCCGTTGAGGCTGCCCGTCGGGAGGGAATAGATGTTGTTGGGCCCCTTTCCGCCGATACCCTCTTCCATTTCGCCGTGCAGGGGGACTATGACGCAGTGGTGTGCATGTACCACGACCAGGGGCTCATCCCGCTCAAGCTCCTGCATTTCGACGATGGAGTCAACGTTACCTTGGGCCTTCCCATTATTCGTACATCGGTAGATCACGGTACCGCCTATAACCTGGCGGGTACCGGCAGGGCGTCGGCGGAGAGTATGAAAGCCGCCATACGCATGGCCGCCGATATGGCTCTGGTCAAGGCATCGGGGGAAGGTGAGCTGTGAACGTCAAGAAAATACTATATCTGATCATCGGCGTCGGGGTTGCCTATGCCGCCTATATCGCCGTTTCGCTCATGTCCCTGCCGTCGGTGGAGGAGCTCAAAGACCGTCGCATGAACATGACCATCCAGGTGAAGGATTGGCACGGCGAATATCACCCGTTCAAGGTCGGCCCCCAAAACCGCTACTGGACATCTTCCAAAAGCATCCCGCCCGAAATGAAGTGGGCTGTTATCCTTGCCGAGGACTCCAACTTTTACAAGCATGAGGGGATCGACGTTAAGGCGATCAAGAACGCAATCAAGTACGATCTCGAAAAGAAAAGCTTCGCACGGGGAGCTTCGACCATAACGCAGCAGGTTGCCAAGAACCTCTTCCTCTCCCGCGAGAAGACTCTGACCCGCAAGGTGAAGGAGATTGTCCTTGCCAAGAGGATGGAAGAGGAACTGACAAAGGGTAGAATCATCGAACTTTATCTGAACGTGGTGGAGCTTGGCCCTATGGTGTATGGCATAGGTCACGGTTCCCGCTACTATTTCGGCAAGCCCGCATCGGCCATGACCCCCCGTGAGTGTGCCTTTCTGGCCGCAATGCTGCCGGGCCCCAGGGTGGCGTACAACCCGTACAAGAACCTGAACAAAGTGCTGAAGCGGTCAAACATGATCCTTCGCCTCCTGCGGAACAAGGGAGTTCTCACGGCGGCGGAGTATCGGCAGGCCATGGGGCAGGAGCCCAACGTGAGCGGGTTGCAGCAAAAGGTTGATGAAAGTATCGAGAAGGAAGAAACAGCCTTCGACAACACATCGGGGGCCACTGTGGTATCTGACGTGGTGCCGGAGCCGGTCCCGGCGGCAGAACCATCATCCGGAGAGGTGCCTGCGACGGAACCTGCGCAGGAAATAGAGACGCCTGGCCCCCAAGAGGGGGGTGCGGGAGCAGTTCAACCGGTTAAGAATGAGCCTAAATAGGAAAAGGGCGGGGAAATCCCGCCCTTTCTGCGTCTGAGGGTCTGAAACGTTTGAAATGTCTACAATAGGGCAACAAAGCAAAATCCGGGATGATGCTTCAAACGGTGATTATACAGCCGTACCCAACTAAATGCGATATTCTTCGATGGTTGGGTCCGAAAACTCGTTGGGCACAACAATAACCCGTTCGGAGCCGTCGATCTCCACCTTTACCCGGCATTCCGTTCCGGCTTCGGCCCGGGTATAGCGTAAAAGGAGCTTGGCCGAGGTCTCCAGGAGTGCGTCGTCCACAGTGCCCATGACTACACCCAGGGGGCTCGAACCCTCGATCCAGCGCAGGGCTGCTTCGCCCGGCTGGATGTTGCGGAAGAGGAGTTCGTTCTCTGTTTCGTTGCGGCCGATGAGGGCCTTGGTCCGGGGGGCGACCCGGAAGTGGCGCGCCACCTTCAAAAGCCGGAAATCCCGCAGATTAAGCTGATCCGAGTGGTCGAACACGTCCCGGACCTTGGAGACGAAGGAGACCTCGGTCAGGAGGCAGCCGCCTGCGGGGCAGGGATAGTTCTTAACGTCCAGATCTTCGGCCAGCTGCATTTGCTCCTTGCGGGAGCGCCCCTGTATGGACAGCAACTTTTCGCGGTCCACCCACCCCTCTTGTTCGGGGATTGTGGGTTCGAAGTGCTTGGCTGACAGGGGGCGCAGCAGTCGGCCTGCAAGTCCGCTCTCCCGTTCGATGATGTCGAGGGTGTGGCGGCGCTGGCTCATGGGGCGCTGGCCCAGCACCTCGCCGGTTATGACGAAGTCGGCGCCGCTCTCCGCCAGGTATTCCTTGGCCTTGCGCAGAAGGAAGATGCGGCAGTCGATGCAGGGGTTCATCCCCTTGCCGTAGCCGTGCTTCGGGTTGCGGACCAGCTCCAGGTACTCGACCCCCTTATGCATGACCTTGATGGGGATGCCGAATTCTTCCGCCACGCGGATTGCTTCCGATTTGCATCCTGCGTTTTTTCCGGTACAGGTACAGAAGGGGGATGTGAAGTTGAGGGCTTCGACCTCGATCCCCTGCTCAAGCATTACCTTGACCGCAAGGGTGGAGTCGAGTCCTCCGGATAGGAGGGCGAGGGCTTTTCTTTTCATGGAACGCTCCTGGGGTGCCATGACGGGCGTCAGCAGATGCGGGGCCGGTCACGGAACCGAAAATTTTTCATGAACCTAGCACAGGGATAGCGCCCTGTAAAGGGGGAGCGGCGGGACAAGTCGAAAATATTCCTCAAGAATTATCTTGATCTGGCCGATTTAGACTAGAGGGAGGATGACCATGGATAGCATCGTACGGCCGGGGTCCCTGGGGGACATACTCTTCCGGTGCCAAATCATCACCGAAGATGACATCAGGGCAGCCCTAGACGAACAGCAGCAGTCGGGGTGCCGTTTCGGCGAGGCGCTGGTGAATCGGGGAATCGTGGCCCAGGAGGATATCGACTGGGCACTCTCCAACCAGCTCAACATTCCCTACGTGCGGCTCAAGCCGGATATGGTGGACCAGGGGGCGGCAGCCCTGGTTCCCGCCGCCTTGGCGCGCCAGTACAATCTTATCCCCCTTGTCGCCACCGGCGACGAAGTCAGCATCGCCATCGCCGATCCCCTGAATACCTCTGCGCTGGCTGCGGTGGAGAAGGCGGCCGGTTGTGCCGTATCGGTTTCGGTGGCTCTGCTGCGCGAGATTCGCGAGATGCAGGAGCTCATCTATGGCCCGCCGGAGGAATCCGATTCCCTCGGATTCGTGTCGGCCAGTTTTCCGGCCACCGTACTTGCGGCCATCAACCACGACCTGTCAGGCGCCAAATTCGTAGATTATCTCTTGCTCTTCGTGCTTCAGCAGAAGCTTTCGTCCCTTTCCCTCCAGCCCCTGGCGGACTCGGTGGCCATTGTCTGTCGCCGGGGCGGCATCGGACGCGAAGTGGGGCGTCTCTCCCTCACCCACTATCCCGAAGTCGTCATGCGGGTGAAGAAACTGGCCAAGCTGGCTGGGGGCGAGTTCGCCTCCCGTGGCGCCTTCGTCTTTTCCTGGAAAGGGCGGACTATTCCATTTCATGTGGCCCTGTTGCGGGGCGAAGGGGGGGATTGCCTCACCTTCCGAATGCGTGTCGATTCCGTATTTCCCGATACGGTTGCCGATATGGGACTTCCGGAAGAGATGGAGAACCGCTTCTCCGAGCTGGCGGCATCTGACCGGGGTGTGGTGCTCGTGGGGGCCCACGAGGAGGACATACGGGTCAGGCTCATGGGGCTCTTCCTTCAGGAGTGTGACGCCGCCGGCAAGACGATCATCGTAATCGGGCAAGGGTCGGCGCTGGGGGGCAAGCGGTATACCCGCGTGCCGATACCTGCCGGCACCGCCGTCGAGGATGTGGTCGCGGCGGCCTTCGAACATGACCCCGACATTCTCGTTCTGGAAAATGTGGCCGACGGCCAACCCTTCGGGGCCGCCGCGCGGGCCTCGCTCCACGGGACCCTTGTGGTTGCGGGGGTTCCCTGCCGCGACGGCGGAGGAGCCCTGCGCCAGTTGATTACCTTCCGCGACCGTCATCTCATGACTCCGGCCCAACTGCGCGGAGTCATCGTCTGCACCGGGGTGCGTACCCTCTGTCCCAACTGCCGCACCACTGTCCCGGCACCTCCCGGCGAAACCGGTCTCACGTACCGCGCGGCGGGATGTCCGGCCTGCGGCCAGACCGGTTACGCGGGGACCCGTTTCCTCATGGATGTCATCGCCTTCGACCAGCAGTTGAAGGAGCGCTTCGAGACGGCCCGCACCGACGGCGAGTTGCTGGGGTATCTGCGGGAGCATGGATGGAGGGGAATCGCCGAGGAGGGGAGAAAGCTCCTTGCAGAAGGGGTCCTCTCGCAGGAAGATTATTCGGCCTCCCTATTCAGTTGATGGAGAAAACACATGGCACGCATAGACGCACTTTTTAAAATGCTCAAGGAACAGGGCGCTTCCGACCTCCACCTCTCCTCCGGGTCCCCTCCCATCTTCCGGTTGCATGGAGAGATGGCCCGGCAGAACTTCAAGCCCCTCACACATGAGGAACTGACAGCCATACTTTACGAGATTCTCACCGAGAAGCAGAAGGCCGACTTCCAGGAACGCCACGATCTCGACTTCGCCTACGCCATCCCCGGCCTTGCCCGGTTCCGGGGGAACTACATGATGACCCACCGGGGGATCGCCGCGGTCTTCCGGATCATTCCCAGCAAGATCCTCTCGGCCGATGATCTCAGCCTGCCCGAAGGGGTCCGGCGGATGACCCAGTTCAAGAAGGGGCTCGTGCTGGTTACCGGCCCAACCGGCTCGGGGAAATCCACGACCCTGGCCGCCATGATCGACCTCATCAATGCCACCCGCAAGGAGCACATCCTCACCCTGGAGGACCCCCTCGAATTCATCCACGAAAACAAGATGTCGCTCCTTAACCAGCGGCAGATCGGCGAGCACTCCATGACCTTCACCGCCGCCCTCCGGGCCGCCCTGCGGGAAGACCCCGACGTCATCCTCGTCGGCGAGATGCGGGACCTGGAGACCATCGGCCTTGCCATGAGCGCCGCCGAGACCGGCCACCTGGTTTTCGGGACGCTCCACACCAACTCGGCGTCCAAGACCATCGACCGGATCATCGACGTCTTCCCCACCGACCAGCAGGAGCAGACCCGGGCCATGCTCTCCGAATCCCTCAAGGGGGTCGTCTGCCAGCAGCTCCTGAAAACCGCCGACGGCAAGGGACGGGTGGCGGCCCTGGAGATCATGCTCGGCACCCCGGCCATCGGCAACCTGATCCGTGAGGGAAAGACCTTCCAGATCCCCTCCATCATCCAGACCGCCAAGCGTGACGGGATGCAGCTCATGGACCAGCATCTGCTGGACCTCTTCAAGACCAAGCGGATTACCGCCGAAGAAGCCTACCGCTGCGCCCAGGACAAGAAGCAGTTCGAGCAGTACCTGGCGGAGAAGCCGGCGCAGTAGGGTGAAAAAAGCCTTGCCAGGGTATGTAATCACATGATATAGAAAATGACTTCTGTGTCGGGGCGTAGCGCAGCCTGGTAGCGCACCTGCTTCGGGAGCAGGGGGTCGGAAGTTCGAATCTTCTCGCCCCGACCATAAAGATCAAGGGGTTACGGCAAATGCTGTAACCCCTTTCTTCTTTTATGGAACCTCTTGTGGAACCTTTATTTGTTCCAGCTTGTCTTTACTTGTTTAATCGACGCGCGTATGAGCTTTGACGCACTGCATTTGATGTTTGTGAATCCTGAGTGCTTCGAGACTTCTTTGGCTAAGTAATTAGCCATGGTCTCGAGATCATCATCCATGATGGTATCTCTATTCTTGGCAATTTCCCTTCCGAAGCGTTTCAGTAACCCCCCGAGCGTAAAGTCGTCGTCTCCTTCGCTCTCAAGCCCGCCAAGCCTATCATACAATCTGCTGCAATCAGGATAATGTCTGTAATTTTCGTGCAGGTTTTCTGCAATCGCACCAACAAGCGCACCCCATCCGCCATTCGGTAGAATCTTTCCGAGATCAGTTGCGCTCACTACCGAGGCCCTGATTGAACTCGACAGGAGGGGTTCGAGTGATTTGTCGCAGGTTAAGAGATAATTGAGTTGCCATTCATTGCTGTAGGGGTCGTTGCCGCAAAGCCAAAAAAATTGATTTTCAGATGTTTGCCCTTTTGCCGAGAAAACAATGCCAATTTCGCTGAAGAGGGCTGAGATGCCGTGGTTCATATCCACTGCAAGGTCTTGCAAATGTTTCGGATGGCCTGGAGCAATGGGCTTCCACAAGGCGTAATCCGGGGGATATATGCCTTCCAGCAAATATTCAGCGCTCACCTCAAATAACGTTGCTAGCGCTAGAGCGGTGCGTCTGGTTGGCAGTTTGTCCTTTTCCCACAACATTACTGAAGCACGGCTTACATCTGCAAACTCTGCAAGTGTTTGCTGCGTAAAGCCATTTAAAATTCGGAGTATTTTGATTCGCTCTCCAGAAGTCATGTCTGCAACGTAGCAAATCGGGGGCTAATATTTCAATGCTAAATTGAATGATAAAAAATATTGACAAAACGGCTCGTATTATTTAGCGTTGAATTCAACCTTAAATAAAGATGGGGGGCTCTATGGAACCACTTATTGCGGACAAGACGTTGCGTGAAGAAATCGTGGGTGTATCGGCTGTGACCTGGTGGCATTATCGCAAAAACGGCATGCTTCCACCCGCGATAAAGTTCGGCAGGCGTTATTACTACCGTCAACAGGATGTTGAACGCTGGCTCGCGGAAAGAGTTGGGCGTACCGCCGAGTCGCAAGCTGAGTAGGTTCTTGGTATGTCTCTACTCGCCAGCGCTCACCAAAATCCAGAGCATGCCGAGTTGGTTTCGGGCATCGAACATCAGAACGATGCTCTTCGTGCTC
The nucleotide sequence above comes from Geobacter benzoatilyticus. Encoded proteins:
- a CDS encoding helix-turn-helix transcriptional regulator translates to MTSGERIKILRILNGFTQQTLAEFADVSRASVMLWEKDKLPTRRTALALATLFEVSAEYLLEGIYPPDYALWKPIAPGHPKHLQDLAVDMNHGISALFSEIGIVFSAKGQTSENQFFWLCGNDPYSNEWQLNYLLTCDKSLEPLLSSSIRASVVSATDLGKILPNGGWGALVGAIAENLHENYRHYPDCSRLYDRLGGLESEGDDDFTLGGLLKRFGREIAKNRDTIMDDDLETMANYLAKEVSKHSGFTNIKCSASKLIRASIKQVKTSWNK
- a CDS encoding helix-turn-helix transcriptional regulator, encoding MEPLIADKTLREEIVGVSAVTWWHYRKNGMLPPAIKFGRRYYYRQQDVERWLAERVGRTAESQAE